The segment GGCCGCTTTTGCAGGGCCTGGCGCGGCCGGTGCACGACATGTCGCGCGGCTGCTCCGTGGAGGACATCGTCAACATTACCGCCATCGCGGCGCTGCAGAGCGCCCCTGGATAGGGTCAGTCAGCTGGAAACGTAAGCGATCATGCCAACTTATAGCTACAAATGTGATGCCTGCGGCCACCGTTTCGACCAGCTGCAGAGCATGAAGGACGAACCCCTCACCGCCTGCCCCAGCTGTGGCGAGCAGCAGCTACGCCGGCTCATCGGCGCTGGTGCCGGCCTGATTTTCAAGGGCTCCGGCTTCTACTACACCGACTACGTGCGCAAGTCATCCGAGGAGAAATCAGCGCCCAAGGGTGACGGGGAGAAGCAGAAGCAGGGCCAACCGGCCAAGGCAGACAGTAAGGAGTCGGGCGAGTCCAGCCCGCCGAAGAAGGACACGGTCACCGACCGCTGATGCATGGTGCCCGGCCCTGAGTAACTACCAGCACATTGCCGTTCCTGATGGGGGGGCGAAAATCACGCTTTCCGGCCGGGGGCTCCAGGTGCCGCTCCGGCCCATCATCCCCTTCATCGAGGGCGACGGCATCGGCCCGGACATCTGGCGGGCAGCCGTGCGGGTCTTTGACGCCGCCGTCGAAAAGGCCTATGGCGGGCAGCGGCGCATCGCCTGGATGGAGGTCTTTGCCGCCGAAAAGGCGACCACCGTCTACGGCGCGGATGTCTGGCTGCCCGAGGAAACGCTCACGGCCATCCGCGAGCACCTGGTGGCCATCAAGGGGCCCCTCACCACACCGGTGGGCGGGGGCATCCGCTCCATCAATGTGGCCCTGCGCCAGCGGCTGGACCTGTTCGTCTGCCTGCGGCCCATACACTGGTATGAGGGCGTGCCCTCGCCGGTGAAGCACCCCGAGCGGGTGGACATGGTCATTTTCCGCGAGAACACCGAGGACATCTACGCCGGTATCGAGTTCCAGCTCGACAGCAGCGACCAGAAAAAGTTCATGGCTCTGTTCAAGGAGGCCTTCCCGGAACGCTTCGGCAAGATTCGCTTCCCCGACAGTACCGCCGTGGGGATCAAACCCATCTCACGGGAAGGCAGCCAGCGCCTGGTGCGGGCGGCCATTCGCTACGCGCTGGACCGGCAGCGCAAAAGCGTTACCCTGGTGCACAAGGGCAACATCATGAAGTTCACCGAGGGGGCGTTCAAGACCTGGGGTTACGAAGTGGCCGAGCAGGAGTTCGGCGACCGGGTCTTTACCGGGGTGCAGTGGGGGCGCATCAAGGACAGCGAGGGCGAGCAGGCCGCCAACCAGGCCCAAAAGGAGGCGGTGAGCAGCGGCAAGCTCATCGTCAAGGACGTCATTGCCGACGCCTTTTTGCAGCAGATCCTCACCCGCCCGGCCGAGTATGACGTGGTGGCCACGCCCAACCTCAACGGCGACTACATCTCCGACGCGCTGGCGGCCCAGGTGGGGGGCATCGGCATCGCTCCCGGCGCCAACATCAACTACGACACCGGCGTGGCCATTTTCGAGGCCACCCACGGCACCGCTCCCAAATACGCCGGCAAGGACCAGGTGAACCCCGGCTCGCTCATCCTCTCCGGCGAGCTCATGCTGCGCTACCTGGGCTGGGACGAGGCGGCGGACCTGATCATCAAGGGCCTGCAGGCCGCCATCGCCGCCCGGACGGTCACCTACGATTTCCACCGGCTGATGGAGGGCGCCACCAAGCTGAAGACCAGCGAGTTTGGCAACGCGGTGGTGGCGGGGATGTAGGCACCTCGCGGCGTGACC is part of the Candidatus Neomarinimicrobiota bacterium genome and harbors:
- a CDS encoding zinc ribbon domain-containing protein, with translation MPTYSYKCDACGHRFDQLQSMKDEPLTACPSCGEQQLRRLIGAGAGLIFKGSGFYYTDYVRKSSEEKSAPKGDGEKQKQGQPAKADSKESGESSPPKKDTVTDR
- the icd gene encoding NADP-dependent isocitrate dehydrogenase — translated: MSNYQHIAVPDGGAKITLSGRGLQVPLRPIIPFIEGDGIGPDIWRAAVRVFDAAVEKAYGGQRRIAWMEVFAAEKATTVYGADVWLPEETLTAIREHLVAIKGPLTTPVGGGIRSINVALRQRLDLFVCLRPIHWYEGVPSPVKHPERVDMVIFRENTEDIYAGIEFQLDSSDQKKFMALFKEAFPERFGKIRFPDSTAVGIKPISREGSQRLVRAAIRYALDRQRKSVTLVHKGNIMKFTEGAFKTWGYEVAEQEFGDRVFTGVQWGRIKDSEGEQAANQAQKEAVSSGKLIVKDVIADAFLQQILTRPAEYDVVATPNLNGDYISDALAAQVGGIGIAPGANINYDTGVAIFEATHGTAPKYAGKDQVNPGSLILSGELMLRYLGWDEAADLIIKGLQAAIAARTVTYDFHRLMEGATKLKTSEFGNAVVAGM